In Brevibacillus brevis, a genomic segment contains:
- the pduL gene encoding phosphate propanoyltransferase, which produces MAVITETSLRAMHKTGIPNPFLLEKGDKITPAAADYLKGRGIQVKAFEEHQQPSTDQAAQSVPDIPIGVSNRHVHLSPEDVERLFGEGHQLTPMRDLSQPGQFACQETVTLVGPKGSIHGVRILGPARGATQVEISRTDGFALGVHAPVRMSGDIEGTPGMVLVTAKGTVVLTKGVIVAKRHVHMSVEEAELYQVQDGDTLILETQTDRPIVYPDVVVRVNPRFALDFHVDLDEGNAANLKTGDRVKVIGKNGQLYSGYRR; this is translated from the coding sequence ATGGCAGTCATCACGGAAACATCTTTGCGAGCTATGCATAAAACAGGCATACCAAACCCCTTTCTCCTGGAGAAAGGGGACAAAATTACTCCCGCAGCGGCAGACTACTTGAAGGGAAGAGGTATTCAAGTGAAAGCGTTTGAAGAACATCAGCAGCCTTCCACCGATCAAGCTGCCCAAAGCGTGCCCGATATCCCCATCGGCGTATCCAATCGCCATGTGCATTTGTCTCCGGAGGATGTAGAGCGGCTGTTCGGAGAGGGACACCAATTGACGCCGATGCGCGATCTGTCCCAGCCAGGACAGTTCGCTTGCCAGGAAACCGTGACGCTGGTCGGTCCAAAAGGGAGCATTCACGGCGTACGCATCCTCGGCCCGGCTCGCGGAGCAACTCAGGTGGAGATTTCCCGTACGGACGGCTTCGCTCTCGGAGTGCATGCACCCGTCCGCATGTCGGGCGACATCGAGGGCACGCCCGGCATGGTGCTGGTCACGGCGAAAGGCACCGTAGTCCTGACCAAGGGCGTCATCGTCGCCAAGAGGCATGTCCATATGTCGGTCGAAGAAGCAGAGCTGTACCAGGTGCAGGACGGAGACACGCTCATTCTGGAGACACAGACGGATCGCCCCATCGTGTATCCCGACGTAGTCGTCCGCGTGAACCCTCGTTTTGCTCTGGACTTCCACGTCGACCTGGACGAAGGCAATGCCGCCAATTTGAAAACGGGCGACCGGGTAAAGGTCATCGGCAAAAACGGCCAGCTTTACTCCGGCTACCGGAGGTGA
- a CDS encoding EutP/PduV family microcompartment system protein yields MSKRVMIIGAIEAGKSSLVRALFNDEQPARKTQALEYRDWLIDTPGEYSENPMFYRTLMATSLEASIILMVQDATRERNYFPPGFSQGFPQPCVGVITKIDHPDADPDKAEAFLRQSLGDGAVYRTSSLTGDGVDELRAFLEKIVQQ; encoded by the coding sequence ATGAGCAAGCGGGTGATGATCATTGGCGCCATCGAGGCGGGCAAGTCTTCTCTGGTGCGGGCCCTGTTCAACGACGAGCAGCCTGCCAGAAAGACGCAGGCGCTGGAATACCGCGACTGGCTGATCGACACGCCGGGCGAGTACAGCGAAAACCCGATGTTTTACCGTACGCTGATGGCCACTTCCCTGGAGGCGAGCATCATCCTCATGGTGCAGGACGCCACGCGAGAGAGGAATTACTTCCCGCCCGGCTTTTCGCAAGGCTTTCCGCAGCCGTGCGTGGGCGTGATCACGAAGATCGATCATCCCGATGCCGATCCTGACAAGGCCGAGGCCTTCTTGCGGCAATCGCTCGGCGACGGGGCCGTATACCGTACCTCCTCTCTCACCGGGGACGGGGTGGACGAACTGCGTGCATTCCTGGAGAAAATTGTCCAGCAATAG
- a CDS encoding ethanolamine ammonia-lyase reactivating factor EutA, with the protein MDEQWIQSVGIDVGTSTTKMIVSRLRLGRMSSTFSLPRYQIVERQLLYASAVHSTPLLGFDEIDAEGIGAILKAEYEQARISLSEIKSGAVIITGETASKKNAQHIVHLLAERSGDFVVATAGADLEGVLAGKGAGAEKRSQAIQGTIVNVDIGGGTANAAYFSRGKAIATVTFHVGGRLIRLDPRGTVQYVSPNIQPWLDAKQLRVAPGQQVSVEHIREIAGEMSRSMLDYLTGRETQISGLLVLGHHLREPIPVEELSISGGVGQLMKEGPVQTIADVSRYGDFGPMLGEVLQQEREKETYPVRWVDPEQTVRATVIGAGMQSTEISGATVHIKPELLPIRNIPILKLELSEEHVSDPALLRREIAQVYDLGARLFEQTAGVPFALALSGIGYCSYQLLQTIAQELADAYRRTFAASKTMVVICETDMAKALGQALSLRCGGKPEIICIDQVRVEYGDYIDLGEPISGTIIPVVVKTLAFDERSHEKG; encoded by the coding sequence ATGGATGAACAATGGATCCAAAGCGTCGGCATCGACGTGGGGACCAGCACCACCAAAATGATTGTCAGCCGTCTGCGGTTGGGGCGGATGTCCAGCACCTTTTCGCTGCCGCGCTATCAGATCGTGGAGCGACAGCTGCTGTATGCGAGCGCAGTCCATTCCACGCCGCTGCTCGGGTTTGATGAGATCGACGCCGAGGGAATCGGGGCGATTCTAAAAGCCGAATACGAGCAGGCGCGCATCAGCCTCTCCGAGATCAAATCCGGCGCCGTCATCATCACAGGGGAGACGGCCAGCAAAAAGAACGCCCAGCACATCGTACACCTGCTGGCGGAGCGCTCCGGGGATTTCGTGGTGGCGACTGCGGGAGCCGATCTCGAAGGCGTGCTGGCGGGCAAGGGAGCCGGGGCCGAAAAGAGGTCGCAGGCAATCCAGGGGACGATCGTAAATGTAGACATCGGGGGCGGGACGGCCAACGCCGCTTACTTTTCCAGGGGAAAGGCCATCGCGACGGTGACCTTCCACGTGGGAGGCAGGTTGATCCGGCTGGACCCGCGAGGAACTGTCCAGTACGTGTCCCCGAATATACAGCCATGGCTTGACGCCAAGCAATTGCGGGTGGCACCCGGCCAGCAGGTGAGCGTCGAGCACATCCGGGAAATTGCCGGGGAAATGAGCCGCAGCATGCTCGATTACCTCACTGGCCGTGAAACGCAAATTTCCGGGCTGTTGGTGCTTGGCCATCATCTGCGGGAGCCGATTCCGGTAGAGGAGCTGTCCATTTCCGGTGGAGTGGGGCAGCTCATGAAGGAAGGACCGGTCCAGACGATCGCCGATGTCAGCCGGTACGGCGATTTTGGTCCGATGCTGGGGGAAGTGCTGCAGCAGGAAAGAGAGAAGGAAACCTATCCGGTGCGTTGGGTGGACCCCGAGCAGACGGTGCGGGCTACGGTGATCGGCGCGGGGATGCAGAGCACGGAAATCAGCGGAGCGACGGTGCACATCAAACCGGAGCTGCTGCCGATCCGCAATATCCCGATCCTCAAGCTGGAGCTGTCGGAGGAGCATGTGAGCGACCCGGCCCTGCTTCGACGGGAAATCGCCCAGGTGTACGATTTGGGTGCCAGGCTGTTCGAACAGACCGCAGGGGTCCCGTTTGCGCTCGCGCTGTCCGGCATCGGCTACTGTTCGTACCAGCTCTTGCAGACAATTGCACAGGAGCTGGCGGACGCGTATCGGCGCACGTTTGCCGCAAGCAAAACCATGGTCGTCATCTGCGAGACGGATATGGCAAAAGCGCTCGGGCAGGCGCTGTCCTTGCGCTGCGGGGGCAAACCTGAAATTATTTGCATCGATCAGGTGCGCGTCGAATACGGCGATTACATTGACTTGGGCGAGCCGATCTCCGGAACGATTATCCCGGTCGTCGTAAAAACGCTTGCGTTTGATGAAAGGTCTCATGAAAAGGGGTGA
- a CDS encoding sensor histidine kinase — MLTIRELCKQATTLSDEDIRIVEDLASKLQIFADLSQADMFIDCPTADKSSAIVIAQASPSTARSMYSGSVVGQLATAVNEPAVMYCLTTGKPVIGSRGVSQEQVVMRQSVVPITNAAGETIGTLITEQDISKQVEQEKNVEMLKETTEHLSETLIQFAVPDMPISSLMHEGMILFDQSGVITYANATAHKLLSLIGLEEPEKGISIERIFSWRVSPENFVRHGGFIQEELSRGKHFIMMKAVSAARKPDIIGGIILLRDISDIREKEKQLMIKSAVIKEIHHRVKNNLQTIASLLRLQMRRSQSTEIEKVYRESINRINSIAIIHEYLAQDGLEQIDFKEILTKISKIIVSSMRRSEQAIQVVVAGESVYLPSNKATSFALIVTELIQNCMIHGFRDLHEGKIAVSLVTKDDFISLTVTDDGVGIEDMEQVLQKGHLGLKIVDTLVKEDLGGTMHFRNTGGGTEVTILYPIQKEDDDDTAEDYGGR, encoded by the coding sequence ATGTTAACCATACGGGAATTGTGCAAGCAGGCTACCACATTGAGCGACGAAGACATTCGGATCGTAGAGGATTTGGCCTCCAAGCTGCAGATCTTCGCGGATTTGTCCCAGGCGGACATGTTCATCGATTGCCCGACGGCGGACAAGAGCAGCGCAATAGTCATCGCGCAGGCTTCGCCAAGCACGGCGCGGTCCATGTACAGCGGATCGGTCGTGGGACAGCTGGCAACAGCGGTGAACGAACCAGCCGTCATGTACTGCCTGACGACGGGGAAGCCCGTCATCGGTTCCCGGGGAGTCTCCCAGGAGCAAGTCGTCATGCGGCAGAGCGTGGTCCCCATTACGAATGCGGCGGGGGAAACGATCGGAACGCTCATTACGGAGCAGGATATTTCCAAGCAGGTCGAGCAGGAGAAAAACGTCGAGATGCTCAAGGAAACGACGGAGCATCTGAGCGAGACCTTGATTCAGTTTGCTGTGCCGGATATGCCGATCTCGTCGCTGATGCACGAGGGCATGATCCTGTTTGACCAAAGCGGCGTCATCACGTACGCCAATGCAACAGCCCACAAGCTGCTTTCGCTGATCGGGCTGGAAGAGCCGGAAAAGGGAATCAGCATTGAACGCATTTTTTCCTGGCGGGTTTCTCCGGAAAACTTCGTGCGGCACGGAGGGTTCATCCAGGAGGAGCTGTCGCGAGGCAAGCATTTTATCATGATGAAAGCGGTTTCTGCCGCGCGCAAGCCCGACATCATCGGGGGAATCATTCTTCTGAGGGATATATCGGATATACGTGAGAAAGAGAAGCAGCTGATGATCAAATCGGCTGTCATCAAGGAGATTCACCACCGCGTCAAAAACAATTTGCAGACGATCGCGAGCTTGCTGCGCCTGCAGATGAGGCGTTCGCAATCGACGGAGATCGAAAAGGTGTACCGGGAAAGCATCAACCGGATCAACAGCATCGCCATCATTCACGAATATTTGGCACAGGATGGCCTGGAACAGATTGATTTCAAAGAAATTTTGACCAAAATATCGAAAATTATCGTCTCCTCTATGAGACGTTCCGAGCAAGCTATACAAGTAGTCGTGGCAGGAGAATCCGTGTACCTGCCGTCCAACAAGGCAACGTCGTTCGCCCTGATTGTGACCGAGTTGATCCAAAACTGCATGATCCACGGATTCCGCGATTTGCATGAAGGGAAAATCGCCGTGTCCCTCGTCACCAAGGACGATTTCATCAGCCTGACCGTCACGGATGACGGAGTGGGGATCGAGGACATGGAGCAGGTGCTGCAAAAAGGACACCTGGGACTGAAAATCGTGGATACTCTGGTCAAGGAAGACCTGGGGGGCACGATGCACTTCCGAAATACCGGAGGCGGTACGGAGGTGACCATTCTCTATCCGATACAAAAGGAGGATGACGATGACACAGCCGAAGATTATGGTGGTCGATGA
- the eutM gene encoding ethanolamine utilization microcompartment protein EutM, with product MAGEMSALGMVETKGLVGAVEAADAMVKAANVKLIGKVHVGGGLVTVMVRGDVGAVKASTDAGAAAAEKVGELVSVHVIPRPHGDIELILPKLEG from the coding sequence ATGGCAGGAGAAATGTCCGCATTGGGAATGGTTGAAACAAAAGGGTTGGTAGGAGCAGTGGAAGCGGCTGACGCGATGGTAAAGGCGGCAAACGTGAAGCTGATCGGGAAAGTGCACGTAGGTGGCGGTCTGGTGACCGTAATGGTTCGCGGTGACGTAGGTGCGGTAAAGGCTTCCACGGACGCAGGTGCCGCTGCTGCCGAGAAAGTGGGCGAGCTCGTATCCGTACACGTCATTCCACGCCCGCACGGCGATATTGAATTGATCTTGCCAAAGCTCGAAGGGTAA
- a CDS encoding BMC domain-containing protein, translating to MEQERSRVIQEFVPGKQVTLAHVIANPDAMLYTKLGIKEAGAIGILTLTPTETAIIAADIATKAASVELGFLDRFTGSLIVVGDVSAVEMAVEAVNEVLSQKLRFTPALVTKS from the coding sequence ATGGAGCAGGAACGTTCACGGGTCATCCAGGAGTTCGTACCGGGGAAACAGGTCACGCTGGCTCATGTGATCGCCAACCCTGATGCGATGCTGTACACCAAGCTCGGGATCAAGGAAGCCGGAGCCATCGGCATTTTGACACTGACGCCGACCGAGACTGCGATCATCGCAGCCGACATTGCGACGAAGGCGGCCAGCGTAGAGCTGGGCTTTCTCGACCGGTTCACGGGTTCGCTGATCGTGGTAGGGGATGTCTCGGCCGTCGAGATGGCGGTAGAGGCGGTCAATGAAGTACTGAGCCAAAAATTGCGCTTCACGCCGGCGCTGGTGACCAAGTCATGA
- a CDS encoding EutN/CcmL family microcompartment protein, giving the protein MFLGKVIGSVWATQKEAGMENLKLMVVQPIDWRGEEGGQTVIAADRIGAGIGEQVIVSRGTPARILFSGNSVPIDAVIVGIVDSFEVPGASGGEG; this is encoded by the coding sequence ATGTTTTTGGGAAAAGTGATCGGCAGCGTATGGGCGACACAGAAGGAAGCAGGCATGGAAAATTTGAAGCTGATGGTCGTCCAGCCGATTGACTGGCGCGGCGAGGAAGGCGGACAGACCGTCATCGCAGCGGACCGGATCGGCGCGGGCATCGGCGAGCAGGTCATCGTCTCTCGCGGCACCCCCGCGCGTATCCTGTTCTCCGGCAACAGCGTGCCAATCGATGCAGTGATCGTGGGCATCGTCGACTCATTCGAGGTGCCGGGAGCATCAGGAGGAGAGGGATAG